In a genomic window of Microterricola viridarii:
- a CDS encoding protein-L-isoaspartate(D-aspartate) O-methyltransferase: MTELDARRAEMLERHLARRGITDALVLDAMAAVPREEFVSPDLRADAYADHPLPIGDGQTISQPYIVALMVQAARVRAGSRVLEVGTGSGYAAAVLAAIAAEVWSIERMPLLAARAGELLARLGYDNAHVRQADGTLGLLEHAPYDAIIVSAAGPSIPDALRAQLAPAGRLVLPVESPSGWQRLLVLHRPGDAGPGAGRADAGWELESLGGVRFVPLIGEQGWQPNGTQPGSL; this comes from the coding sequence GTGACCGAGCTGGACGCGCGCCGCGCCGAGATGCTCGAGCGACACCTCGCCCGACGCGGCATCACCGACGCCCTCGTGCTCGACGCGATGGCCGCCGTGCCGCGCGAGGAGTTCGTGAGCCCGGATCTGCGCGCCGACGCCTACGCCGACCACCCCCTGCCGATCGGCGACGGGCAGACCATCTCGCAGCCCTACATCGTGGCGCTGATGGTGCAGGCGGCCCGGGTGCGCGCGGGCAGCAGGGTGCTCGAGGTCGGCACCGGCTCCGGCTACGCCGCCGCCGTGCTCGCGGCCATCGCGGCCGAGGTCTGGTCGATCGAGCGGATGCCGCTGCTCGCCGCCCGGGCGGGCGAGCTGCTCGCACGCCTCGGCTACGACAACGCCCACGTTCGGCAGGCGGACGGCACGCTCGGCCTGCTTGAGCACGCGCCGTACGACGCGATCATCGTCTCCGCGGCCGGGCCGTCCATCCCCGACGCTCTCCGGGCGCAGCTCGCCCCGGCCGGCCGGCTGGTGCTGCCGGTGGAGTCGCCGAGCGGCTGGCAGCGCCTGCTGGTGCTGCACCGGCCGGGAGACGCGGGCCCGGGCGCGGGCAGGGCAGACGCCGGCTGGGAGCTCGAATCTCTGGGCGGCGTGCGCTTCGTGCCCCTGATCGGCGAGCAGGGCTGGCAGCCGAACGGCACCCAGCCGGGCTCCCTCTGA